One Legionella hackeliae DNA segment encodes these proteins:
- a CDS encoding hydroxymethylglutaryl-CoA lyase, translating to MKYPKKVTIVEVGPRDGLQNESSFVPTETKIELVNLLSQSGLRHIEVTSFVSAKAIPQLADSETVFLSIEKPESIHFSALVPNERGMLKALDLGVKEIAVFTAASESFNQRNINCSIAESITRFEPVIEIAKTNNIRVRAYISCVLGCPYEGQIAPQQVAQVTQQLLALEVDEICLGDTIGVGTPRQTQAVIEEVLKFMPLSQLAMHFHDTYGQAVANIFASLECGVDRFDSSVAGLGGCPYARGATGNVATEDVLYLMHGLGIETGVDIFKIVSAGDMICKALGKKNQSRVANALLANQN from the coding sequence ATGAAGTATCCGAAAAAAGTTACTATAGTTGAAGTAGGACCACGTGATGGATTACAAAATGAATCGTCTTTCGTGCCTACTGAGACCAAAATTGAATTGGTCAATTTATTGAGTCAAAGTGGCTTACGCCACATTGAAGTTACCAGCTTTGTTTCTGCAAAAGCGATTCCACAATTAGCTGACAGTGAGACTGTATTTTTATCCATAGAAAAACCAGAATCGATTCATTTTTCCGCCTTAGTGCCCAATGAGCGCGGTATGCTTAAAGCACTAGATTTGGGTGTAAAAGAAATTGCTGTTTTTACCGCTGCCAGTGAATCCTTTAATCAACGAAATATTAATTGTTCAATTGCTGAAAGTATTACTCGCTTTGAACCGGTGATTGAGATTGCAAAAACAAATAATATTCGCGTAAGAGCCTACATTTCTTGTGTTCTTGGGTGTCCTTATGAGGGACAAATTGCGCCTCAACAAGTTGCACAAGTAACACAGCAATTATTAGCCTTAGAAGTCGATGAAATTTGTTTGGGAGATACCATTGGTGTAGGAACTCCTCGGCAAACCCAAGCAGTTATTGAAGAAGTATTAAAATTCATGCCCCTTTCCCAACTGGCAATGCATTTTCATGATACTTATGGCCAAGCTGTTGCCAATATTTTTGCATCACTCGAATGTGGAGTTGATCGTTTCGACAGCTCTGTAGCAGGCTTAGGCGGCTGTCCTTATGCTCGTGGTGCAACAGGAAATGTTGCCACAGAAGATGTATTGTATTTAATGCATGGTCTTGGCATAGAAACAGGTGTTGATATTTTTAAAATTGTGTCCGCAGGCGACATGATTTGCAAAGCCTTAGGTAAAAAGAATCAATCCCGAGTAGCGAATGCATTATTGGCCAATCAAAACTAA
- a CDS encoding carbon-nitrogen hydrolase, whose amino-acid sequence MTANKLKIGLVQERWSENPQEHQERLAAGILSAANQGAQVVCLQELTLSPYFCTRHDVDGTPYQEDIQTGPTAQFVGTMAKKANVTITASLFEKAGFNTAVAFNEQGKLIAITRKQHIPSGEKYHEDYYFKPGDSDYPVHTLVGHKFGLPTCYDQWFPELSRIYGLKGTEILVYPTAIGGEPTAPGFDSQPMWQKVMVAQGIMSNTFVVAVNRIGCEDDLEFYGSSFISSPMGEVLAQAPRDKPAVLVAELDFSHRDLWGRLFPFSRQRQPETYQELLKPYNSSLEFP is encoded by the coding sequence ATGACCGCCAATAAATTAAAAATCGGACTAGTACAAGAGAGATGGAGCGAGAACCCTCAAGAGCATCAAGAGCGCTTGGCTGCAGGAATCTTATCTGCTGCTAATCAGGGTGCGCAAGTCGTTTGTTTACAAGAGCTGACCTTGTCCCCTTATTTTTGCACGCGGCATGATGTCGATGGAACTCCTTATCAAGAGGATATCCAAACTGGTCCTACGGCACAGTTTGTAGGAACTATGGCAAAAAAGGCAAATGTAACTATCACGGCGTCTCTTTTTGAAAAGGCAGGTTTTAATACCGCTGTAGCATTTAATGAGCAAGGCAAACTAATTGCAATCACGCGCAAGCAGCATATCCCGAGTGGTGAAAAATACCATGAAGATTATTATTTTAAACCAGGAGATTCTGATTACCCAGTCCACACTTTAGTAGGTCACAAATTTGGATTACCAACCTGTTATGATCAGTGGTTTCCAGAGTTATCACGAATTTATGGCTTAAAAGGTACTGAAATTCTTGTTTATCCTACGGCTATCGGTGGTGAGCCCACTGCTCCAGGTTTTGATAGTCAACCTATGTGGCAAAAAGTAATGGTTGCTCAAGGTATTATGAGTAACACCTTTGTTGTTGCAGTAAATCGAATTGGTTGCGAAGACGATCTGGAATTTTACGGGAGCAGTTTTATCAGTAGCCCCATGGGAGAAGTTTTAGCGCAAGCACCACGCGATAAACCTGCTGTATTAGTTGCTGAACTGGATTTTAGTCACCGTGACCTTTGGGGTCGTTTATTTCCATTTTCCAGACAGCGCCAGCCTGAAACTTATCAGGAGCTTTTAAAACCTTACAACTCTAGCCTGGAATTTCCCTAA
- a CDS encoding enoyl-CoA hydratase-related protein codes for MNDLLLTELQQRICILTLNRTDKHNAFDDNLLAELQKKLDEAISSPDVRIIVLRANGRHFSAGADLSWMQRMAQFNEEENLRDAKVLARVMHTLHNSPKPTIAVVQGAAFGGGAGLAAACDITIAASSARFCFSEVKLGLIPAVISPYVVKAIGERAAKWLFMSAETFDAEKAQHLGLVHYTVADSELWNFSFNFAEQMTKLAPQAVTDCKHLVDNVANKILNEELLNYTASLIAKKRVSAEGQQGLHAFLNKETPNWN; via the coding sequence GTGAATGATTTGTTGTTAACTGAATTACAACAGCGGATTTGTATTCTAACGTTGAATCGCACCGACAAACATAATGCTTTTGATGATAATTTATTAGCAGAATTGCAAAAGAAACTTGATGAGGCCATTAGTAGTCCTGACGTGCGCATTATTGTATTAAGAGCCAACGGTCGGCATTTTTCTGCAGGCGCCGATTTATCCTGGATGCAACGCATGGCCCAATTTAATGAAGAAGAAAATCTTCGTGATGCTAAAGTTCTAGCACGTGTTATGCACACATTGCACAATAGTCCCAAACCAACGATTGCGGTTGTTCAAGGTGCTGCTTTTGGTGGAGGCGCAGGACTTGCTGCCGCTTGCGATATTACCATTGCTGCCTCATCAGCCCGCTTTTGCTTCTCAGAAGTTAAGTTGGGTTTAATTCCAGCGGTTATAAGTCCCTATGTTGTCAAAGCGATTGGGGAGCGTGCTGCTAAATGGTTATTTATGAGCGCTGAGACGTTTGATGCAGAGAAAGCCCAGCATTTAGGGCTTGTTCATTATACTGTTGCAGACAGTGAATTATGGAATTTTAGTTTTAATTTTGCAGAACAAATGACCAAACTTGCGCCACAGGCCGTCACTGACTGTAAACACCTTGTTGATAATGTAGCGAATAAAATATTGAACGAGGAACTACTAAACTATACAGCAAGTTTAATTGCAAAAAAACGTGTTTCCGCAGAGGGACAACAAGGCTTGCATGCCTTTTTGAATAAAGAAACACCTAACTGGAACTAG
- a CDS encoding acetyl/propionyl/methylcrotonyl-CoA carboxylase subunit alpha: MFNKILIANRGEIACRIIRTCQKMGIHTVAIYSTADKDSRHVMLADNAFCVGEAPAKASYLNIDAIIKVAITSGAEAIHPGYGFLSENPLFAKACEKAGLVFIGPSIPAMEAMASKQLAKQLLEKTAVPLTPGYHGSEQTDERLLIEARRIGFPVLLKAASGGGGKGMRAVHQESEFTQALAGARREAMASFADDTMLIEKLILNPRHVEVQIMADNHDQVVHLFERDCSIQRRHQKIIEEAPAPNLSDTLRQGLAEAACEVARSIHYRGAGTVEFLVDGDTHFYFMEMNTRLQVEHPVTEMITGFDLVAWQLKIAANESLPCSQENISAKGHAIECRVYAEDPRQGFMPSIGQLHFLQEPQGEGIRVDSGVTVNSSITMHYDPMIAKLIAWGENREQALQRLQNALEKYAVGGVKTNLSFLQAICQHPRFRQADLSTDFLSQETIDLPTPDTELALVMAASYDYLLLTQKENDPVLHETFAWQMHLSSHWYRRYLLDGKQEDIKIIPRDESSFQLILQDKEFNIRAKLIGNQQIAIDDGQKTRLALVEDQMQTISFYFKEGPVVIERFSWQSLDSQTAKKGQLTAPMPATVVAILKNIGDKVKEGDSLIVLEAMKMEHTIHSPRDGVLAELFYDVGSQVNEGAELLALKD; this comes from the coding sequence ATGTTTAATAAGATTCTTATCGCCAATCGTGGTGAAATCGCTTGTCGAATCATTAGAACCTGCCAAAAGATGGGGATTCATACGGTTGCCATTTATTCGACTGCTGATAAAGACAGTCGTCATGTTATGCTTGCAGATAATGCTTTTTGTGTAGGTGAAGCACCCGCTAAAGCAAGCTATCTCAATATTGATGCCATCATTAAAGTTGCCATTACCAGTGGTGCAGAAGCGATTCATCCGGGATACGGTTTTTTGTCTGAAAACCCTTTGTTTGCAAAAGCATGTGAAAAAGCAGGTCTCGTTTTTATTGGACCCTCTATCCCTGCGATGGAAGCCATGGCCTCAAAGCAACTTGCTAAACAATTACTCGAAAAAACAGCAGTACCGTTAACACCAGGTTATCATGGCAGTGAACAAACTGATGAACGTTTACTCATTGAAGCGCGTCGCATTGGTTTCCCTGTGCTATTAAAGGCTGCCAGCGGCGGTGGCGGAAAAGGCATGCGCGCAGTTCATCAAGAAAGTGAGTTTACCCAAGCTTTAGCCGGTGCACGGCGAGAAGCGATGGCAAGTTTTGCTGATGACACCATGCTCATTGAAAAACTTATTTTAAATCCACGCCACGTTGAAGTACAAATTATGGCGGATAATCATGATCAAGTCGTTCATCTGTTTGAACGCGATTGTTCCATTCAGCGTCGTCATCAAAAAATTATTGAAGAAGCCCCCGCCCCGAACTTGTCAGACACCTTACGTCAAGGACTTGCCGAAGCAGCCTGTGAAGTTGCACGTTCAATTCATTATCGAGGAGCAGGCACAGTTGAATTTCTGGTCGATGGCGATACGCATTTTTATTTCATGGAAATGAATACGCGTTTGCAAGTCGAACATCCCGTCACAGAAATGATAACCGGCTTTGATTTGGTAGCCTGGCAATTAAAGATTGCTGCCAATGAGTCCCTCCCCTGCTCCCAAGAGAATATTTCCGCAAAAGGACACGCCATTGAATGTCGCGTGTATGCAGAAGATCCCCGTCAGGGATTTATGCCATCGATTGGTCAACTGCATTTCTTACAAGAACCCCAGGGTGAAGGCATCCGAGTGGATAGTGGCGTCACAGTCAACTCAAGTATCACCATGCACTATGATCCCATGATCGCCAAACTGATAGCATGGGGAGAAAATCGTGAACAAGCCTTGCAACGTTTACAAAATGCATTAGAAAAATATGCTGTTGGTGGTGTAAAAACCAATCTCTCCTTTTTGCAGGCTATTTGCCAACATCCACGCTTCAGGCAGGCTGATTTAAGTACGGACTTTCTATCTCAGGAAACCATCGATTTGCCAACACCAGATACTGAATTGGCTCTCGTAATGGCTGCAAGTTATGATTATTTATTATTAACACAAAAAGAAAATGATCCTGTTCTTCACGAAACTTTTGCCTGGCAAATGCATTTATCCAGTCATTGGTATCGCCGTTATCTTCTTGACGGTAAGCAAGAAGACATTAAAATTATCCCGCGTGATGAATCGTCTTTTCAATTAATCCTGCAGGACAAAGAATTTAATATACGTGCTAAATTAATTGGAAATCAGCAGATTGCTATTGATGACGGTCAAAAGACACGACTTGCCTTGGTTGAAGATCAAATGCAAACTATTAGTTTTTATTTTAAAGAAGGCCCCGTCGTAATCGAGCGTTTCAGTTGGCAAAGCCTCGATTCTCAGACCGCCAAAAAAGGGCAACTCACGGCTCCCATGCCAGCAACCGTGGTCGCCATTTTAAAAAATATTGGTGATAAGGTGAAGGAAGGCGATAGTTTAATAGTTTTAGAGGCAATGAAAATGGAACATACCATTCATTCGCCACGTGACGGAGTGCTTGCAGAACTATTTTACGACGTTGGCTCACAAGTTAATGAAGGGGCTGAATTATTGGCTCTTAAAGACTGA
- the speA gene encoding biosynthetic arginine decarboxylase, which yields MINKVLAEDNLYNIAHWGEDYFTVNSRGNVQVHKNKESIGVELQAIVNAASRAGLQLPLLIRFTDILHDRVVKLNQAFEEAIEENDYRGTYKLVYPIKVNQESSVVRELLKAPKYSVGLEAGSKPELMAVIGLLGQTPSTIVCNGYKDSSYIRIALIAQQMGHEVFIVIEKRSELEIILKESARLNIKPKIGVRIRLVTKGAGKWENTGGAKSKFGLNAEQVLDLINQLKAHNSLDCLQLMHCHLGSQIANIRDIRRCMQEVGRYYIELRRLQAPITTIDVGGGLGVDYEGTHSSTDCSMNYSIKEYATNILLALRPLCEEANLPEPNLISESGRALTAHHAVLVSNITDVEVIKRTRELPSIQPNDSHVIRDIWNTYQTMAENSPSEIYNYAVLALEESNSMFKHGAISLEEKAKVEQFFTAICFVIEQQLDESNPGDKELLNTINERMAAKIFCNLSFFQSLPDAWAIEQIFPVAPISHLHEKPSMHSILQDLTCDSDGTIKKYTGSDAINTTLMLPPYNPQSPYAIAFFLVGAYQEILGNLHNLFGDTNSLDVKLLGDGQFEITDLISGDTVTNVLNFAHFDTKRLLLSYEKQLIHADLPSEKIQSYLNELRSIFSQLTYLDSK from the coding sequence ATGATTAATAAAGTATTGGCAGAAGACAATTTATACAATATTGCTCACTGGGGTGAGGATTATTTTACAGTTAACTCTCGCGGCAATGTTCAAGTACACAAAAATAAAGAAAGCATCGGCGTAGAACTACAAGCCATTGTGAATGCAGCCAGTCGTGCTGGATTGCAGTTACCTCTGTTAATTCGTTTTACAGATATTCTTCACGATAGAGTAGTAAAACTTAATCAAGCCTTTGAAGAAGCCATTGAAGAAAATGATTACCGTGGAACTTACAAGCTGGTTTATCCCATTAAAGTTAACCAGGAATCGAGTGTTGTCAGGGAACTATTAAAAGCCCCTAAATATTCCGTGGGCCTTGAAGCCGGAAGTAAACCTGAACTCATGGCGGTTATTGGTTTGCTTGGACAAACCCCCTCTACAATCGTTTGCAATGGATATAAAGATAGCTCCTATATTCGCATCGCATTAATTGCTCAACAGATGGGACACGAAGTTTTTATTGTTATTGAAAAACGTTCCGAATTGGAGATTATTCTTAAAGAGTCTGCGCGTTTAAATATAAAACCCAAGATTGGCGTTCGTATTCGCCTCGTTACCAAGGGGGCTGGGAAATGGGAAAACACAGGGGGTGCTAAATCCAAATTTGGTTTAAATGCTGAGCAAGTACTTGATTTGATTAATCAATTAAAAGCCCATAATTCGTTAGATTGTTTGCAACTCATGCATTGCCATTTAGGTTCGCAAATAGCAAATATTCGCGATATTCGCCGCTGTATGCAAGAAGTTGGTCGGTACTATATTGAATTACGTCGCTTGCAAGCGCCTATTACTACAATTGATGTAGGGGGCGGCTTAGGTGTTGATTATGAAGGCACCCATTCCTCTACCGACTGTTCCATGAACTATTCGATAAAAGAATATGCGACTAACATTTTGCTTGCCCTGCGCCCACTTTGCGAAGAAGCAAATCTGCCTGAGCCTAATTTAATCTCTGAATCAGGCCGTGCATTAACGGCCCATCATGCCGTTTTGGTGTCCAACATTACCGATGTTGAAGTTATAAAACGAACACGCGAATTACCTTCTATTCAACCAAATGACTCTCACGTGATTCGCGATATTTGGAATACCTACCAGACAATGGCAGAAAATTCACCCAGTGAAATTTATAACTACGCGGTTTTAGCGTTGGAAGAATCAAATTCCATGTTTAAGCATGGTGCAATTAGTCTTGAGGAAAAAGCCAAGGTTGAGCAGTTTTTTACCGCCATTTGTTTTGTCATTGAACAGCAGTTGGATGAAAGCAATCCTGGAGATAAAGAATTATTAAATACCATTAATGAGCGCATGGCGGCAAAAATATTCTGCAATTTATCTTTTTTTCAATCACTTCCTGATGCCTGGGCTATTGAACAGATTTTTCCAGTGGCACCTATTTCACATCTTCATGAAAAACCAAGCATGCATAGTATTCTTCAGGATTTGACCTGTGATTCAGACGGTACCATTAAAAAATACACCGGCAGTGATGCCATCAATACAACTCTGATGTTACCTCCTTATAATCCACAATCCCCCTATGCAATTGCTTTCTTTTTAGTAGGGGCTTACCAGGAAATTTTGGGGAATTTACATAATTTATTTGGTGATACTAATTCACTAGACGTGAAATTACTTGGCGATGGTCAATTTGAGATAACGGATCTTATCAGTGGTGACACGGTTACAAACGTATTAAATTTCGCTCATTTTGATACAAAAAGGCTGTTATTATCTTATGAAAAGCAATTAATTCATGCGGATTTGCCGAGCGAAAAAATTCAAAGTTATCTCAATGAGCTACGCAGTATTTTCAGCCAACTAACTTATCTTGATAGTAAATAA
- a CDS encoding agmatine deiminase family protein, protein MITPKDAGFKMPAEWHSHAACWMAWPCHQETWAAIGFERARRAYALVAKSIAKYEPVIMLVNRGDEDTAKRYCGEDIRIVSLPLNDSWTRDTGCTFLINDSQELAGVDWIHNAWGGNYEDCSLDNQIAAAMIEKTHARHFKAPLVMEGGSFHVDGEGTVLTTRECLLNVNRNPQLSQVEIENYLHNYLNTEKVIWLNKGLLGDETDGHIDEIACFIAPGKVLALITHDKEDANYETLHENLELLKTATDAKGRKLEVFTVEQPPATYMDGERLTLSYINFYLANKGIVMPAFGHPKYDKAAYDLFIKLFPNYHISQIDAIDVFAGGGGIHCITQQQPLI, encoded by the coding sequence ATGATTACACCTAAAGACGCGGGTTTTAAAATGCCAGCTGAATGGCATTCTCATGCAGCCTGTTGGATGGCTTGGCCTTGCCATCAAGAAACCTGGGCAGCCATTGGGTTTGAACGCGCCAGACGCGCTTACGCGTTGGTAGCAAAAAGCATTGCTAAATATGAACCCGTAATCATGCTGGTAAATCGAGGTGATGAAGATACTGCAAAGCGCTATTGTGGCGAAGACATTCGTATTGTCAGTTTGCCACTCAATGACTCTTGGACAAGAGATACCGGTTGTACTTTTCTAATTAACGATAGCCAGGAATTAGCGGGTGTGGATTGGATTCATAATGCCTGGGGTGGTAACTATGAGGATTGTTCTTTAGATAATCAAATTGCCGCAGCCATGATTGAAAAAACTCATGCTCGCCATTTCAAAGCGCCTTTAGTGATGGAAGGGGGCTCTTTTCATGTGGATGGCGAAGGAACTGTGCTGACCACTCGTGAATGTTTACTTAATGTCAATCGTAATCCTCAGTTATCCCAAGTCGAGATTGAAAATTATCTTCATAATTATCTCAACACAGAAAAAGTTATTTGGTTAAACAAAGGGTTACTCGGTGATGAAACAGATGGGCACATTGATGAAATCGCTTGTTTCATCGCCCCAGGCAAAGTACTCGCTTTGATTACGCATGATAAAGAAGATGCTAACTACGAAACTTTGCATGAAAATCTCGAGCTATTAAAAACAGCAACAGACGCCAAAGGCAGAAAGCTTGAAGTATTTACTGTCGAACAACCTCCAGCGACTTATATGGATGGCGAGAGGCTCACCTTGTCGTACATCAATTTTTATTTGGCGAATAAGGGAATCGTCATGCCCGCTTTTGGTCACCCTAAATATGATAAAGCAGCGTATGATTTGTTTATCAAACTTTTCCCGAACTATCATATTTCGCAAATCGATGCGATTGATGTTTTTGCAGGTGGTGGTGGTATTCACTGTATTACCCAGCAACAACCCTTGATTTAA
- a CDS encoding acetoacetate--CoA ligase codes for MDTLVWQPNEPKLTRMWEFMNFAGEKYQQTFTQYQQLYDWSIKEPAQFWETICEYFKVTFDTPATEVLNNYDLMINANWFSGATFNFAEKLLSRHDDHPAIVSVLENGERHVLTYKQLHQEVAAVAAGLKEAGIVAGDRVAAIMPNVSFTIIAMLATTSLGAIWSSCSPDFGAQAAIDRLGQIEPKVLFACDGHFYMGKQHDAAAKVIEVAKAIPTLKKVVICPITKSKQNLTTIPHATTWQQFARPGTRCEFKSVPFAHPIYILFSSGTTGKPKCIVHGAGGTLLQHLKELGLHTDIRPHDNLFYYTTCGWMMWNWMVTTLALGATLTVYDGAPTHPDANRLFKLIDDEKITVFGTSAKFISSVEKAGASPRHQFSLKSLRAILSTGSPLLPKNYDFVYEQIKPDLQLSSISGGTDIVSCFALGNPILPVYRGELQCLGLGMAVNVFNEQGEPIREERGELVCTKPFPSMPVYFWNDADKKKYKHAYFERFDNIWAHGDYAEITRHNGLIIYGRSDAVLNPGGVRIGTAEIYRQVEKIPEVLDSVVIGQDWQDDVRVILFVKLREGIALDETIEDNIRKVIRHNASPRHVPAKILQVADIPRTISGKVVEIAVRQIVHGETINNIQSLANPEALDFFKNRHELND; via the coding sequence ATGGACACACTGGTATGGCAGCCTAATGAACCCAAATTGACAAGAATGTGGGAATTTATGAATTTTGCAGGAGAAAAATATCAACAAACATTTACTCAATATCAACAACTCTATGATTGGTCAATCAAAGAACCGGCACAATTTTGGGAAACAATTTGCGAGTATTTTAAAGTTACTTTTGATACACCTGCGACCGAAGTACTCAATAATTATGATCTTATGATCAACGCCAACTGGTTTTCGGGGGCAACCTTTAATTTTGCGGAAAAACTGTTAAGCCGTCACGATGACCACCCAGCCATAGTAAGTGTGCTTGAGAATGGTGAGCGACATGTTCTTACTTATAAGCAATTACATCAGGAAGTTGCGGCCGTTGCCGCTGGATTGAAAGAAGCAGGTATTGTTGCAGGAGATCGAGTTGCGGCCATTATGCCCAATGTCTCATTCACCATCATTGCCATGCTTGCCACAACCTCCTTAGGCGCCATTTGGTCCTCCTGCTCTCCTGACTTTGGTGCTCAAGCGGCGATTGATAGACTTGGACAAATTGAACCCAAAGTGCTTTTTGCATGCGATGGCCATTTTTATATGGGTAAGCAACATGATGCAGCAGCGAAAGTGATTGAAGTAGCCAAAGCAATACCGACTTTAAAGAAAGTGGTTATTTGCCCCATTACTAAGAGTAAACAAAATTTAACTACCATACCCCATGCAACCACTTGGCAGCAATTTGCAAGGCCTGGAACACGCTGCGAATTTAAAAGCGTGCCTTTTGCACATCCGATTTATATTTTGTTTTCTTCGGGCACAACTGGTAAACCGAAATGTATTGTGCACGGTGCTGGCGGGACTTTATTACAACACTTGAAAGAATTGGGTTTACACACCGATATTCGCCCACATGATAATTTGTTCTACTACACGACTTGTGGCTGGATGATGTGGAATTGGATGGTCACCACTTTGGCTTTAGGCGCGACACTCACAGTTTACGATGGCGCCCCCACGCATCCCGATGCGAATCGATTATTTAAGCTAATTGATGATGAAAAAATAACTGTATTTGGCACTAGTGCAAAATTTATCTCTAGTGTAGAAAAAGCCGGAGCCAGCCCGCGCCATCAATTTTCGCTAAAAAGTTTACGAGCCATTTTGTCAACTGGCTCTCCTCTTCTGCCCAAAAATTATGACTTTGTTTATGAGCAAATTAAGCCAGACTTGCAGCTAAGCTCTATTTCAGGGGGTACTGATATCGTGTCTTGCTTTGCTTTAGGCAATCCAATACTTCCTGTTTATCGAGGCGAGCTTCAATGCCTCGGTCTTGGCATGGCTGTGAATGTGTTTAATGAGCAAGGCGAACCTATCCGTGAGGAACGAGGTGAGCTTGTGTGTACAAAACCCTTTCCATCGATGCCAGTTTACTTCTGGAACGATGCTGACAAGAAAAAATATAAGCATGCCTATTTTGAGCGTTTTGATAACATCTGGGCGCATGGTGATTATGCTGAAATTACAAGACACAATGGACTGATTATTTATGGTCGTTCTGATGCTGTTCTAAATCCAGGAGGAGTTCGTATTGGTACAGCAGAAATTTATCGGCAAGTAGAAAAAATTCCAGAGGTTCTTGATAGTGTTGTTATTGGACAAGACTGGCAAGATGATGTACGCGTTATCTTGTTTGTGAAGTTGCGCGAAGGCATTGCGCTTGATGAAACGATTGAAGATAACATTCGCAAAGTTATTCGCCACAATGCATCACCACGTCACGTACCAGCAAAGATTTTGCAAGTCGCAGATATCCCAAGAACGATTAGTGGCAAAGTTGTCGAAATTGCAGTACGCCAGATTGTACATGGTGAAACGATAAATAACATTCAATCTTTGGCTAATCCTGAAGCGTTAGATTTTTTTAAAAATCGCCACGAACTCAATGATTAA